TGAAAATTATCAAGTTGACCAAATTGTTCCAGTTGGCGTATATGCAGATGATAAATTAAGTGATAAAAATGCTAACTTTGCATATGAATTAGCTTTATATTGTGCAATATCATCTTACAGAAATAAAACAACAATAGGTGCAATACCTATGAAGCCAATTAAGGATACAACCTTAGCTAATATTCAAAAATATGCTAAGTATCTTGCAACATATGATAACACTTATTACATGTTAGATGAAGCTGGTTCTCCAATTAAGGATAGCGAAGGTAATAAATTTGATCTTGGTAAGTATATATCTGTTGTAGCAGGACCAAAGGTTTTGTTTAATCATTCAGTAAATGCTTTAAGAGAAGGAAATGCAGCAGTAATGTATATGGCATATACATCTACTCTAGCTTCTAAATCTGCACCTACTAACAAGAAAATGCTTGGTACTACAGGTCTTAAATTTAACTTCTCTAACAGTCAATTAAATGACATTATAGGAAATAGAATGGTTGCATTCCAATTGAAGTATTTAGAATCTGGAAATGCATCAACAGGAGCATATGTAGTTGATGCACCAACAGCTGCAGCTAAAAACAGTGATTATGCAAGATTATCAACTGTAAGAGTAATAAGAGATGTTGCAGATGCTATGAGAGAAGTAGCAGATCCATATATTGGTGAAGCTAACACTATAGAAAAGAGAAATGCTTTATCAGCAGCAATAGCTAAGAGATTAGATTTACTTGTACAAAATGGAGTAATCCAAAAATACTCTTACAGCCTTGTAGCAACAGCTAAACAAGAAGTATTAGGTGAAGCAAGTCTTGAACTTGGAATTGTTCCACCACAAGAATTAAGAAAGATTACTACAGTAATAGGTCTTACTAGCTCACAAGCTTAATAAAAGCTAAAAGCAAGGGGAGGTAATCCCTCCTCCTAAAGTAAATAGAAAAATGAGGTATGATATATGTCAAGTCCAAACATAAGCACAATGACATCATTTAGCGGAGCTGATTTAGTAGTAAGTTTTGCTAACCAAGTTGTAGGAGAACTACAACAAATTTCATGGGCTATTGAAAGAGAAAAAGCTCCAGTATTTACACTTGGAAGCTCAGATGCAAGAAGTTTTTCAAGAGGTAAACGTGGTATTGCAGGAAGTTTAGTATTTGCTGTATTTGATGAAGACAGCCTAGTAAATGCTCTTAAGAGAGTATGGGATAAAATAAGTCCTGCAGCTATGTTTACAGCAGCTGGAAATGTATCTGTAAATAATACAGAAAACTTTTTAAATGCAGTTGATATGCTAAGATGGAATATCACAGCAGAAGAAGCAATCAAAAATAATTTTGGTGGAGCCAATGGAAGCAGTGATTTTGGATATACTGGTACATCAAAAATTCAAGCAACTACAGTAAAAGGTTCTAATTCTAAACCAACATTAGACAGTAATAATGAAGTTTCAGGATGGACAGATTCAGAAACTAATGTAAGAGTGCCAGCTGGATTTTCTCCAATCAGAGGACAAAATGTATTATATGCTGATACATTACCTCCATTTGATGTAACTTTAACTTTTGGTAATGAATATGGTCAATGTGCATTCCAAAAGATCTATGATGTAGACATCTTAAATGAAAGCTCTGGTGCATCAGTAGATACTACAGTAATGTCTAGACAATTAACTTATATTGCTAGAAGAATTTCACCACTTGTTAAAGGTGTATATTTTAGAGATGAAAACGGTACTGTTTCAGGACAATCTGTTGTTAAAGTTTCTTAAGAAAAGTATTAAGGTACAATAAAGAAAATAATAGATAAATATCTTTATAGATTATTTTCTTTCTGGTGCTTAAAAAGATTGGCTCCTAGCCAATCTTTTTTTAGTAAGGCATATAATTAAGAGAAAAAGGAGATAGATGATGAGCAATTTAAATACTTTTTATAAAACTTTTTCTGGTTCTGATGCTGTTGCTTTCTTAATATTTCCTCAGTCAAAACCGATATTATTAGGCTCTTTAAGTACCATATCACATTCAGTATATAGAGAAAAGAAACCTGTTCCACTACTTGGAAAAATTAATACTGGTGGATATACAAGAGGTATGCGAAGCATTGCAGGAACAATGGTTTTTACTCTAGTAAATCAGCATTTAGTTGAGGATCTTAAGGAACAAATACCTTATTTAGAGGCTCATGGGAAGCTGAAAGCAGATGAATTACCTTTCTTTGATATTATGATTGTTTGCGCAAATGAATATGGTGCAGCTTCACAACTATATATTTATGGTGCTGAATTTTATGAAGATGGGCAAGTAATATCAGTACAAGATATTTATATAGAAAATACTTTTAGCTTTGTAGCAAGAGATATAGATGATTTTTCAAGAATAAATCCAATAGTTCAAAGCGGAGCACTTGGAAGCAATTATACAGTGGAGGCCTTGGTTGGCTATGCCTTTTCAAAAAGTGATTATGATGATTTATATAATAATTTAGCTTCAGCAAAAACCTCTTCTTATGGTAAATTGAAAGCAGCACAAACAGCCTTAAAGGCTGAAGGCTATGAGATTGATTTAAATGGAATAGCTGATAATGAAACAATACTTGCAATAAAGGATTTTCAGTCAAAAAATAAATTAAATGTCACAGGAGAATTAACAGATGCTACGTATAGCCTATTAACTGACAAAGAAAGTTTCTTTAAAGATGCAGCAATGTCACAGTTAGACGAAGTTTTGCAGAAGGTAATAATTCAAATACAAAATAAAAATGGTGCATATGTTTATTCAAATACAGATAAAGATAACATAATAGGAATAACAAAATATCTTGATGACTATATTGGTTATGATTG
This genomic stretch from Clostridium saccharoperbutylacetonicum N1-4(HMT) harbors:
- a CDS encoding peptidoglycan-binding domain-containing protein, which codes for MSNLNTFYKTFSGSDAVAFLIFPQSKPILLGSLSTISHSVYREKKPVPLLGKINTGGYTRGMRSIAGTMVFTLVNQHLVEDLKEQIPYLEAHGKLKADELPFFDIMIVCANEYGAASQLYIYGAEFYEDGQVISVQDIYIENTFSFVARDIDDFSRINPIVQSGALGSNYTVEALVGYAFSKSDYDDLYNNLASAKTSSYGKLKAAQTALKAEGYEIDLNGIADNETILAIKDFQSKNKLNVTGELTDATYSLLTDKESFFKDAAMSQLDEVLQKVIIQIQNKNGAYVYSNTDKDNIIGITKYLDDYIGYDCGEFIKITFYGNTGYIAKEDTKAPASSIIVNYHEKTESGKMYSYYIDEFKPDLIGSSVKVNSDVEFRISAIAYFKNNVSTFACRYYSLKAAESRELLLSYLSTAFIYNMEEKAIPLKVDFIITPIGGTSVKWTVKLKER